From bacterium HR11:
ACTTGGCCCGGCTGGCGGGGCAAGTCCTGGAGTCATCGGGGGGCGGGTCGAGTTCGTGACAACGTAGTGGCGGGACCAGCGTCCCGGCGCCGCTGTCCCCTACGGCGGCCACATCCCGTCCTTACGAAGACGGGGCCGGCCCATCCGGCGCTGGGACGAGGGAATCGTACAGAATCCGCAGGGTGCGCCGGATGTCGGCCTGGCGGGAGAACGTCTGGGCGGCCCGGAAGCCCACGCGATAGAAGGTCATGCGGTCCTTCCGGTAGAGGTCGACGATCTCGAGGAGCCGGCGCTCGAAGTCGGCGTAGTCGGCCTCGTCCATCGCCGGCCATCGAGGGTCCCCGAAGATGTCGATCAGCTCAAATCGCTCCTCCCCGAAGAACCAGCCGTTCTCGCCGGCGCGGATCATCTCGAGGGCCCCGCCGTCCCGGGAAGACAGCGTCGGGACGCCGTTGACGCCAGCCTTCATGAAGCTGGTCCCGCAGGCCTCCCAGCCCGAGAAGGGCGTGAACAGCAGGAGGTCGCACCAGGCCATCAGTCGGCGGGCCCACGACAGGTTGTAGTTCTCGACGAGGACGACCCGGGGGTCCCGGCGAGCCAGGTCCAAGAAGGTCTCGGCGTACCGGATGCCCTCTTCGTCGTGGGGATGGGGCCGTCCGCCCAGGACGAAGAGGGCCGGCAGGTCCGGGTGCCGTCCGATGAAGCGGGTCACGAAGTAGGGCCGCTTGTAGCGGGTCAGCCGCCGGGCCCACAGGAGGATGGGGCCCGGGAAGTCCGCCGGCCGGCCCCAGTAGTGGAGGCCGTCTCGCCGCAGGCGTTCCCGCACGGCTACGAAGGCCGAGAAGTCGCCCGATTCCACGGCCAGGGCGACGTCCGGGTGTTGCCAGCGCTTCAGGTAAATCCCGTTCGTCGCCGCCTGCAGACGGCCGCGGGCGACCGGAAAGGTCTGCTCACTGATGTGCCGATGCTTCTGAGAGACGGCGAAGACCCGCCGGGCATGCCGCAGGGCCTGTTCGGTCAGATGAACGACGTCGGTCCCGTAAAGAGGCGCCTGCCAGCGGCCGGCCTCGATCCAGTCCCGAAATTCGGTGACGACCCAATCCCGGGGGAACACCGGGTGGCCCCAGGGCCCCGGCGTATGTAAGACGAACCCGGCCTTCTCGGGCGGGACGGCCGGGATGCCCAGGGCCGGGCCGCTTTCCTGAAAATCGACGTATCGGATGCGGTCCCACCCGAAGCGGTCCTGGATGTACTGGAACGAAGCCCGCACGAGCAGGGCCATCTTGAGGAACCGCTCCCGTTCGTCCCGCTCGATGTAGATCCGGTCCGTCAGGGCCGTGGCCCACTCGGGGGCGACGGCCTCGAAGAAGACCGCCCGGGCCGTCCCGTGACAGTAAGCCAGGGGCCGCACCCGCACGGCTTCCCCGTTCAGAGAAATCGTGAGGTCCTGCTCCGGACAGAGTTTCTGCAGAAAGGCCGACTCCTGCTCCTCCGGCTCCAGGGCCAGGGCCGTCGCTTCATACCGTTGGGCCACGTAGCCCCGCCGGTAGTACAGGGTGAAGACCGTATAGGGCACCCCGAGGTCGGCCATCGCATAGAACTTGTCGCCCTCCAGGATGCCCAGGCCCCCGGCGTAGGTACTCCCGTTGTCCAAGGCCAAGTCCAGCGTGACCGATACGATCATCGCCCCCTCCCCTATCGCCGGCCCTCGATTTCGTCGGCCAGGGCGCTGGCGTCGTAGAGCTTCCGGAGTGCCTCGATGATGTAGGCCGTATGAACGGCGACGGCCCGGGCCTTTGTATCGTCGTAAATGAATCGGCCGGGCAGGCTCTCGATGTTCCCGTCGAAGATGAGGCCGACGACCTCGGCGTTCCGGTTCAGGACCGGCGAGCCCGAGTTCCCGCCGATGATGTCGCAGGTGCATACAAAGTTGACCGGCGTCGAGAGGTCGAGGCGGTCCCGCCGTTCCCAGAAACGGGGCGGCAGTTCAAATTCGCCCCGATTGTCAAAGCTCAGGGCCCGGTCGAACAGGCCGTAGAGGGTCGTCTTATAGGGCGCTACGGTCCCGTTCATCGGGTAGCCCCGCACGGTCCCGAAGGACAGCCGGAGGGTGAACGTGGCGTCCGGGTAAACGCTCTTGCCGTAGACGGCAAACCGGGCCTGGGCGATCTTCTCGGTCGCCGGCGTCAGAACGCTCTCGACGTTCTTGCGGACCCACTCGAGCGTCTCCCGCACGGACGGCTCGACCCGCCGGGCCAGGGCGATCAAGGGGTCTCGCGAACGCTCGACGGCCCGGAGACCGCCCTCCAACAGCGCCTTGCGGACCTTCACGTCGGCCAGCTTCGTGCCCCCGATAGCCTCGCGGGCGACCTCCTCCGGCGACCGCCCCTGGAGGGCCGCCCGGACGAAGGGGTCGTCCGGACCGAGCTCCTCCTGGGCCATCCGCAGGAGACCCGCCAGGACAGCCTCCTCCATGTCGGGGTAGACCGGCGCTGGCGAGAGAAGCTGAAACCGAAGGCGTTCCAGTTGGGCGTCGTGGAAGCCATCGAGACGCTCGCCGTCGGGCTTCTGAATTTCCTGCGCATACTGGACGATCGTCAGGGCCGTGCTGGCCAGCCGGGCCCCGGCGAACCGACGGAACAACTGTTGTCGCAAGACGGACGCTTGCTTCTGGGTGACCTGCTCGATGACGTCCCAGGCGTCCCCGTATTGCCTTTGCCACTCGGGGTGGCTGGCGACGAGCCGCCGAAACTCGTCCTCCTGCTGTTTGCGCTTGGCCATGAGGGCGGGGTCGAGCAGGCCCTGATACTCGCCCGTGAAGGCCTTTTTGGCGTTCTCCAGGGAGAAGACCTGCACGAGGGCTCGGCGGGCCGCCTCGGGCCCCCGCCGGGCATAGTCCCGCAGGATTTGAATCCGGCGGTCGATGTACCGAAGGAGCAGGGGATAGCGGACGTCCCGCTGGTAGAGGAGCTGGGCATACGTGAAGAGCCGGTCCGTCGAGCCCGGATGGCCCGACACGAACACGAGCTCTCCCTCGGCCGGGCCTTTCGAGTTCCATTGGAGGTAGTGCTCCGAACGAATCGGCCGGCCGTTCTCATAGACGCGGAAGAAGGCCACGTCTAAGTCGTAGCGGGGATACGTGAAGTTGTCCGAGTCGCCGCCGAAGTAGGCGGCCTGCCGTTCCGGGGCGAATACGAGGCGGACGTCCGTGTACCGCTTGTACCGGTACAGCCAGTACTCGCCCCCGTGATACAGGGCGACGACGTCCGAACGGAGGCCCGTCTTCTCCAGGCTCTCCTTCTCGATCCGGGCGATCTCGGCCTGCCGGGCCTTCAGGGCCTCCTCTTCGGTCATCCCCGGCCGGACGGCCGACCGGACCCGGTCCGTGACGTCCTCCATCGAGACGAGAACGTTCAGTTCCAGGTCTGGACACGGGAGTTCGTCTTCCGGCCGGGCCGCATAGAAGCCCTCGGCCACGTAGTCCTTCCCGGGCCGGGAGACCTTCTGGAGCTGACCGACGGCGACGTGGTGATTCGTCATGACCAGGCCGTTCGGGCTGACGAAGGAGCCCGACCCGCCGTCGCTGAACCGCACGCTGGCCAGCCGCACGTGGTCGAGCCATTCGGGGGTCGGCGTAAAGCCGTAGCGTTCCTGAAGGATTTTCACGGGGGGGTTGTCGAAGGTCCACATGCCCTCCTCGGCCCGGGGGTGCGCCGCCAGGGCCAAGAGGAGGGCGATGGGAAGGCTTCTCAGAAACCATCGCTCGAATCGACCGGCCGGTCGGATGGCTTTACGACCCCATCGTCGCATCGGACCCTCGATGGGAGAGAACGGTGTCAGGCCCCGGGTGCCGGTCCAGACGGTCGGACCCAGTAGGATGGGGCCGGTCCGGCCGCTTCCCTCTTCCAGACCGCCCCGGGATGCCGCGTGAAGGCTTCATCATAGGAAAAGGGACCGGGGTCCGCAAGTCCGAGAGCCCCTAACCTATCAGAGCCGTTCGGTTCGTGAAAACCCGCATGGATTCGGCTTTTTCGACCCTTCGGGAAGAATGGTTTTTCAAGCAAAGGGCAGTTCGGCAGTTCGGCCGAACTGCCGAATTGCTCTTCATCCCGTATCACACGGTCCACGCCTGTAGAAAGTGAAAGGACATTCGTGATATGATCGAACCAGTCTCATAAATCCGACGGGACCGGGATCGGACCCTCGGCATCAGACCACAGACCATGGACCATGGACCATAGACCCCTGGGCCCCAGCAGGTCTATGGTCGGATTTATGAGATCCCTTGATCATCACTCTACTCCGTAGTATGGAGGTGCCTATGTGCGGACGCCCCGACGGGCGGTGGGGCTGGACCTTGGGCCTCCTTGTCATCGGCGCCTTGGGAGCCCAGGCCCAGGAAGTCCAATACGTGAAGACCCGCATCGCCTTCCAGGCCGGCTCGCAGGTCCGTCACCAGCAAGTCCTCCAGGTCTACCTGAGCGGTCTCAACATGCGGATCACGGCCGAGTGCTTGAAGCCCCCGGAGGCGGAATGTCCGGACAGCCTGTACCTGGGGGACGAAAAGGCCCTCTACATCATTAACCATCCCCGCAAGCTGGTCATGAAGGTCACGAAAGCCGACATGGACCAGCTCAGTCAATTGATAGCGCCTCTCCTGCAAGCCGGGCCTGAAGGCTCGGCCAAGGGTCCCTCGCGGTCGTCGGGGAAGCCCGCCCCGGCGGACGGAGGCTGGACGCTTCGGAAAGTCCGGCCGAACGTCCGGGTCGGGTCCTACACGTGTGACGAATACGAGCTTCGACGTCGGGGGGAATCCCGGGGGACGGCCTGCATCGCTTCCTACGGGAGTCTCGGTCTGGACGAAGCGGCCTTCACAGCCGTCATCCAGGACCTGGCCCGGATGACCGAATCATTCGTGCGCGTGTTCCGGGAGGGTTTGGGTGAAGAGATCGACGAGGTCCCGAATCCGTGGACGGCGATCCTACAGGGGAAACAGCCCCTTTACTCGGGCCTGCCGGTCCGTCAGGTCGTGCGGCTGTCGACGGGGGAAGAGTCGGTCAGCGAGCTCTTGGCGGCCGGCCGACAGAAGCTGACGCCGGCCACCTTCCAGGTGCCGCCCGGCTATAAGGTCGTCTCGGTCTTAGAAGCTCTGGGTCAGTTCCTGCCGGGAAACTCGCCGAAGCCGTGACGATATAAAGTGACGGAGTAGGGTCGATGTCTTCTGACTCTCTTCGTCCCTCCATCCCTTTTTACGGGACAGGCCCTCTCCTGAACCGAACGGCTCTGCTACGCCAGGGCGTCTCGGAGGACCTCTAATCCGCGCAAGACGTCACGTCCCAGGTGAAGCCGTAGGATCCGGCGACCCCGCTCAACCAACGCCTGATAGTCCCCATCGGCCTGGGCGCGGAGGAGTCGACCGAACGTCAGGTCCGTCTCGGGGATCGGCCGGTCCTCGGCCGGGTCATCGATGAGTTGCAGGAAAAGGCCCGCATTCGGACCCCCCTTATGGAGCTGGCCCGTCGAATGGAGAAAACGGGGTCCATACCCCAGGGTCGTGGCGACCCGCAGGCGGTCCCGCAAGCGCCGGCGAATGTCTTGTAAGACGGCCGTCGTCTCGGGGGTCGGTGCCAAAAAGGCCTGGAGGGCGATGTAGTCGCCCGGCCGGGCCTGACTCGACCAGTCCCGTAAAGCCTCGTCCCAGGCGGTCGGCTCCGAGACGGCCGGGACCCCGATGGGAGACGCTGTCGGACGTTCCACGGCCCGCTGGGTCAGCTCCTTCGTCCGCTGAACGTCCGGCTGGTCGAAGGGGTGGACCCCCAGGACGGCACAGGCCGCCGCCACGGCCACCTCCCACCGGAAGAATTCCCCGCCCAGGTCCGCCAACCCGTCGAGATGAATCCGGAGGACCGGATGCCCGGCCGCTTCCAGCGTTGCGACCCGGCGCTCCGAGTCGGCATCCCGCTCGCCCTCCAGGGATAGATAGACGAAGAAGCGATCCGGCCCGTAGGCTTCCGGCGCACCGGGGGGCTCGTCGACGACCGGGACGATACCCCGGCCGCCCTTGCCCGTGCTTTCGGCGATGAGCTGTTCCAGCCACGTCGGGAAGGCTCGGAGGAGCGGTGACGTTAAGAACGTCACCTTGTCTCGGCCCGCCCGGGCCAGTTCCCCGAGGACCGCTCCGAGGACCAAGCCGGGGTTTTCCGGCTCGGACCCCTCCGCCAGACAGGCGGCCGCCATGGCCTGGGCCCGGTCCAAGAGCTCGTCCACGTCCACGCCGATGAGGGCGGCCGGGAGCAGGCCAAAGACCGAAAGGGCCGAGTACCGTCCGCCCACGTCGGGCGGCCCCAGAAATACATGTCGGAAGCCCCGGGCTCGGGCCGTCTGCTCCAAAGGCGTGCCCGGGTCCGTGATGGCCACGAAGTGGCGGCCCGGCGAAGCGGTCTCGCTCCGGACGCGGTGCCAGAAGTACCGAAACAGGGCCAGGGTCTCGGTCGTCGTCCCCGACTTGCTGGAGACCAAAAACAGAGTCCTCGCCAGGGCCAGGCGGGCCTCGACGGCGCCGACGGCCGCCGGATGCGTGCTGTCCAGGACGATGAGTTCCGGATGACCCGGCGCGTTGCCAAAGGTATGTTGGAACACCTCGGACGCCAGGCTGGAGCCCCCCATCCCGAGGAGGACGACGTGGCGGGTTCCCTCGGCCCGGACGGCTTCGGCGAAGGCCCGCAGGTCCTCTCGAAAAGGCCGCATGCGGACCGGCAATTCCAGCCAGCCCAGGCGGTCGGTAATTTCCGGGACCGGTCCGGGGAACCAGAGCGTAGGGTCCCGGCCTCGGAGGCGACGGACGAAGTCGGCCGCCTGCCAGGACCGGAGGCGCTCGACGACGCGCGTCTCATACGGCCCGAGATTTCCGGTCAGACCCTTGGGGAAACGCATGGCCAGGAGATTCGGTGTTGGGTGTTGAGTAGGACCCGTCTCATACATCCGACGGGATCGGGATCGGACCCTCGATATCAGACCATAGACCACAGACCATGGACCACGGACCATAGACCCCCTGGGCCCCAGCCGGTCTATGGTCTGCGGTCTATGGCCGGATTAATGCGAGCGCTTCCAGGCACCTTTTATGAGACGGCCTGGCTCTGTTGACATCCTGAGCCATCGTCTCAAAGCCCCCTGCGGCACCTATCCCATCCGAACGCCGGGCGTCATCCCGGCGTCCCTCGGTCCCGGCGCCGCCGGTGACGGCGGCGTCCATCCCCATCCGGACGCCGGCCGTCATGCCGGGTCCGCCCCTGTGTCGGCGGGTCCAGGGCCTCCGGGCCTCTCCAGAAGCCTGAAGAGGATATCCACAGAGCCAGATGGCCTGTAACCTCCTCACTCCTGACACCCGGCACCCGACACCTATTCAGGTGGGGGTGCCTTCGCGGCCCGCTGGAGGCGGAAGTTCCCCTGCTTGCCCTCGGACGTCGAAAACGAGCCGGCCAGGGTGTCCCCCTGAAGGGTGGCTTGGAGCGTCACGGTCCCAAAGGGTCGATTCAGGGGCAGGACCAGTTCGAGGACGGACCGGCTCAGGTCCAGACGCCCCCGGACAGAGACGGCCGGGAGGGTCCACCGCATCTTGGGACTCCGGGTCTCGACCGTCGCCGTGCCGCTCAAGACGCTCCCCCTCTGCTGAAGGTCCATCTGCAGGACGACGGTGGCGTCCCGAAGCGTCAGGTAGAAGACGTTCTCCATCTCGCCGGTCCACCGGCCGGCGACGCTCCCGTAATTTCGGGGCATGGCGAGACATGCGTTTTCCAGCGCCTCCCGGTCGGCCGGCGTCAGCGTCTGGATGTCGTCCAGACCCGGGCAACCCCGACCCCCGACGGCCAGGTTCTGGTCATAGAGCCGTTGGAGGATGGCCCGCAGGCCCGAGTCGGACGGGAGTCGGCTGGGGGCCTGGGCTTTGCTGAAGAGGTCCAGCAGGTCGTTCAGGACGGCGGCGTTCCAGTATGGGAGCAAGGCGGCCTCCTGATCGGCCGGCAGACGGGCCCGTAGGTGATTCTGGACGGCTCGCGTCCACGCGCCGACCTCGACGGGTCGCCCCAGCGAAGACCCGACGGCGACCAACACGGGCGTCCCGCCGGACTCCCGAACTTCCCAGTGGACCGAGGGGTCGCTCCGAGCTTTGTCAAAGGCCAGGTTGAGCGCCTGAATCGCCTGCTGAACCGAGGGGGGCGGCGGGGCGTCCGGGCGGTCGTCGGCGGGCGGCGGCCCCTCGACGTACAGGAGGCACCCCAGATTGCTTTGGACCTGCCAGACGTTGGCCGTCATGTAAGTCGCCGAGAACAGGAGCGGATAGCAGGGCAGGTCTCGGGGCCGCACCTTCAGGCTCACCGTCCGCTCCGACCACTCCCCGATGCGGACCTCGACGGGCGCATCGACGACGCCGCGGCGCGTCAGGACGGGGACCCGAAACTGGATGAGGCCCGGCGCGGCCTTCACGACAGGGGCGTCCAGATTCCCGACCCGGACCTTCACGTCGGCGGGCTGGCTCGTAAAGCCCGTGCCCTCGATGCTCACCGTCTGACCGACGGCGACCTCCGTCGGCCGGACCGCTCGAATCTGAGGGACGACTTCGTATTGAATCGACTGACGAAACAGGACGAGGCCCTTCCGCTCGACCCGGAGCTCCACGACCCGCGTCCCCCGTTCCCCGAGGCCCAGTTCCGGGACCGTCATCTGGAGCTTGCCCGACTCGGCAACCTGGACGGTCGCCTCCCGGTCGTGGACCCAGACCCGGAGGCCCGAGGCGGGCTGGACGTCGGGACCCTGAAGCGTCAGGAGCCAGCCGGCCCGGACCTTCAGGGGCTCGACCCGCACGGACTGCCAGGGCCGCTGGGTCGCCTGAAAGCGGGAGACCAGGTAGACGCCGACGGCGACGGCCCCGACGAGGACGACGGCGACGGGGACCCACACGACCGGCTGTCGGACCCACGTCAGGAGGCCCCGCCACCCCGTCGGGACGGGCGACGGGGCGACTTCGACGTCGGCGGCTTCCTCGGCGGCCGCCGCGGCTTCCGCCGATGCTTCCGGCGCCTCCGCCGGGCTTTCCGAGGGCTTCTCTTCCTCGACCAGGGCCTCCAGCAAGCGGGCGCTGGGGTCCTCAAACTTCAGGAGGATGGGATTCGGGTTCGTCGCCTGGGCCAGGCGGATGACGTCGCCGTCCCGGAGGGTCACGGTCCCCTGGACGCGCTGGCCGTTGACGTACGTCCCGTTGGCCGTATTCAGGTCTTCCAGGTAGACGCCCGTGGCGTCGCAAAAGACCCGGGCATGGAAGCGAGAGACCGAGGGGTGGGCGATGATGACGGCACACTGGGGGTGCCGCCCCAGCTTCCACTCCTGGCCGGGGACGACCTCGAGGGTCTTCACCGGCCGACCCTCCTGAAGCACGACAAGGCGAGGCTTCAAACTCTCTTGGGTCATGACAGCAAGACGATGATCAACAGGACGATGGCCCCAAACAGGGTGACCAGACCGATGACCTGAAAGAAGAAACTCCACGCCTGAAACGTATCGACCGGCGGTTCCGTCCGCCGGGCCGGCGCCGGACGGGCGGACCCGATGACCTGAAAGGCCGGCTGTGGAGCGACGGGCGCACTCGCCGTGGCCGTCCCGACCCGATGGTCGTCGACCTGCACGGCGGCCGACCGGTACATGCCGGTCTGGATCTCCCACATCGTCGCCGGGGCGTCGGGCGCACTCGCCGGGGCGGCGGAGGCGGGGCCGGGCGGCCGAGTCGAGGCCCGAGGGGGCACTTCGGCCGGCACGGCCTCATAGACGGTCGGCGTGGCGGTCTCGACGACGGCCGCTTCCTCGAACCACTGGGCCCGGACCTCGACCGTCCCGATCTGAATCACGTCCCCCGGCCGAAGCGAGTGGGGCGTCTGAGGCGCCAGACTCTCGCCGTTGACGAGCGTCCCGTTCGTGCTCCCCAGGTCCTCGACCAGCAGACGGGTCCCGTGCCGGAATACCCGGCAGTGCCGACCCGACACAAAGGGAAAGGGCAGGATCACGTCGTTGCCTTCCCGACGCCCGATGAAGGCGACCTCTTTCGGCACGGTCAGCGTCTGCGTCTGGCCGTCCGGGAATCGGACCGTCAACTGAATCGCCACGGTCACCTCCACTCTGGAGGGCAGTAAGGCCCTAAGGCAGTAGGGGAGTAAGGAATTCGACGGGTCGTAGCCCTCGCCCTTCCGCCTTACTGCCTTATGGCCCTATCGCCTTCCTGGCTGACTGCCCCATCCCCTATCGCAGTCCCGTCAGGGCCGCCGCTGGGAGCTGAATCC
This genomic window contains:
- the glgP gene encoding Glycogen phosphorylase — translated: MIVSVTLDLALDNGSTYAGGLGILEGDKFYAMADLGVPYTVFTLYYRRGYVAQRYEATALALEPEEQESAFLQKLCPEQDLTISLNGEAVRVRPLAYCHGTARAVFFEAVAPEWATALTDRIYIERDERERFLKMALLVRASFQYIQDRFGWDRIRYVDFQESGPALGIPAVPPEKAGFVLHTPGPWGHPVFPRDWVVTEFRDWIEAGRWQAPLYGTDVVHLTEQALRHARRVFAVSQKHRHISEQTFPVARGRLQAATNGIYLKRWQHPDVALAVESGDFSAFVAVRERLRRDGLHYWGRPADFPGPILLWARRLTRYKRPYFVTRFIGRHPDLPALFVLGGRPHPHDEEGIRYAETFLDLARRDPRVVLVENYNLSWARRLMAWCDLLLFTPFSGWEACGTSFMKAGVNGVPTLSSRDGGALEMIRAGENGWFFGEERFELIDIFGDPRWPAMDEADYADFERRLLEIVDLYRKDRMTFYRVGFRAAQTFSRQADIRRTLRILYDSLVPAPDGPAPSS
- the dpp7 gene encoding Dipeptidyl-peptidase 7 — translated: MRRWGRKAIRPAGRFERWFLRSLPIALLLALAAHPRAEEGMWTFDNPPVKILQERYGFTPTPEWLDHVRLASVRFSDGGSGSFVSPNGLVMTNHHVAVGQLQKVSRPGKDYVAEGFYAARPEDELPCPDLELNVLVSMEDVTDRVRSAVRPGMTEEEALKARQAEIARIEKESLEKTGLRSDVVALYHGGEYWLYRYKRYTDVRLVFAPERQAAYFGGDSDNFTYPRYDLDVAFFRVYENGRPIRSEHYLQWNSKGPAEGELVFVSGHPGSTDRLFTYAQLLYQRDVRYPLLLRYIDRRIQILRDYARRGPEAARRALVQVFSLENAKKAFTGEYQGLLDPALMAKRKQQEDEFRRLVASHPEWQRQYGDAWDVIEQVTQKQASVLRQQLFRRFAGARLASTALTIVQYAQEIQKPDGERLDGFHDAQLERLRFQLLSPAPVYPDMEEAVLAGLLRMAQEELGPDDPFVRAALQGRSPEEVAREAIGGTKLADVKVRKALLEGGLRAVERSRDPLIALARRVEPSVRETLEWVRKNVESVLTPATEKIAQARFAVYGKSVYPDATFTLRLSFGTVRGYPMNGTVAPYKTTLYGLFDRALSFDNRGEFELPPRFWERRDRLDLSTPVNFVCTCDIIGGNSGSPVLNRNAEVVGLIFDGNIESLPGRFIYDDTKARAVAVHTAYIIEALRKLYDASALADEIEGRR
- the pgi gene encoding Glucose-6-phosphate isomerase produces the protein MRFPKGLTGNLGPYETRVVERLRSWQAADFVRRLRGRDPTLWFPGPVPEITDRLGWLELPVRMRPFREDLRAFAEAVRAEGTRHVVLLGMGGSSLASEVFQHTFGNAPGHPELIVLDSTHPAAVGAVEARLALARTLFLVSSKSGTTTETLALFRYFWHRVRSETASPGRHFVAITDPGTPLEQTARARGFRHVFLGPPDVGGRYSALSVFGLLPAALIGVDVDELLDRAQAMAAACLAEGSEPENPGLVLGAVLGELARAGRDKVTFLTSPLLRAFPTWLEQLIAESTGKGGRGIVPVVDEPPGAPEAYGPDRFFVYLSLEGERDADSERRVATLEAAGHPVLRIHLDGLADLGGEFFRWEVAVAAACAVLGVHPFDQPDVQRTKELTQRAVERPTASPIGVPAVSEPTAWDEALRDWSSQARPGDYIALQAFLAPTPETTAVLQDIRRRLRDRLRVATTLGYGPRFLHSTGQLHKGGPNAGLFLQLIDDPAEDRPIPETDLTFGRLLRAQADGDYQALVERGRRILRLHLGRDVLRGLEVLRDALA